The sequence CCAAAACCGCCAGCGACGGCAAGACCATCACCGGCTACAACGGCAGCTGCGACTCGGCCGCCCAAGCCGCCGCCAACTACGCCCACCTTCTCAGGGACGTCAATGTAAAGACGTGGGCCCAACAGAAGAAGGTTCTCAGCGAAGTGTCAAAGCCCGGTCCATGGACCGTCAACGCCACTATCGCTGGTGAAGTCGTGGCCGGCTCGAAGGATTTGCCACCAGGCGCCTTTGCCGACGGGTGGTTCATTCGCTCCGATGTCCCGGCTGGTGGGATGTACCGGATTGCCAGCTGTGATGAGAAGAAGAAGGCCGTCGTCCAAGTATTTGTGGGATCTCTGGATGCTCAAACCCAGACCGTACCTGTCGCCAACTTCGGGACGCTAACCATGGAGCTGGGTTGGGATGAGGACTGGAAAATCACGGACGCTATGCCCCGCGTTGATGACCCCGATTTTGGCGGCCGAGTCAAGGACAAGGGTCCTGTCGGATCGGTTGCGGGAGACCCCACTGGCTCTATCCCGACACTCACCAGCGAGTTGGTTGATTCCCTGTTCAAGGACACGAGTCATGAGGGGTGGGTTGAGTATGCAAACGCTAAGCGTTAGCAGGACGATCCGCCTGGTCGCAGTCTTTTTGGCGTTGTTCATCGGCTTCGGTGTCGTCCTAGCTGGACCCGCCGAGGCAGCGGACGAAGTGAACACGACTGAGAAGCTGAACGCGGACCAGCTCAAGCGCCTTGCTGGTCTTCCGGAGGATCAGCGCGTCAAGATCAAGGACCGGTTGAATCAGGAACAGGGCAAGAAAGCCTGCAGCAACCCGCTGTTCTTCACCGCAATGGGTGGAAACGACTGCGAGAACATCGCGACCCAAGCCTTTGGCACCTTCCTGACCACACCCGAGAAGTCCTTGGACTATGCAGGCACAACAGCACCGTTCTGCTCGGGGCTTTCCTCCGTGAAAGCTCCACAAGGAGCCATCACAATGTGCGTGGCCGGGGCGGTATGGGAGCAGTATTCGCCGATCGCCGGCATTGTGGCCCGCACAGCCATTTCGGCAATGCCGGGCGGGCAGGTGGTATTGGGCACCGTGGATACTGTGGCGTTCATTGCGAACGCGAAGGACGGGTTTGAGAAGTTCGCGAACACCGTCAAGGCAGAGGGAGTGAAGTCCACCAACGAGGTGCTGAACAACCTGTTGAAGGTCTCCGTGTTCGACATTGACGATGGCTTCCGTAATACGTGGGCTGCGTTCGCGGCGATCGGGATCCTGGTCATGGGCATGATGTATTTCAAGCTCTGGAAGGACGTTTCGAACGAAGAGATCGACATGGACTCCGCCCGGACGTCGCTGCTCTGGTACGGGCCGCTGTCCATGATCCTGGTACTGTTCGGGCCGGCTATCGGCTACGTGATCAACGGTTGGATGACAGGGCTGACTGAAGGGATCACGTTCTGGACTTCCAGCAGGGTCACGGACTTCGGGGTCGCCATTTCCCGGTTCGCGTCCTATGAATCCAGTGGCGCGTTCGGTCCCTTGGCGGCGGTCTTGCTGTTCGGGCTGCTGTTCATCGCAGCCTGGGCCATGCTCGGGCTGCTCGCGTTGCAGCCGTTGGCCCTGTACCTGCTGGGCTTGGGCATCGCTTTGATGGTCGGATTCATGATCCACCCCAAGTACCGCGAACGCGTAGGCAAGGTCGGCGCGCTGTGGCTCGGGATTTCCTTGTCGAAGCCGTTGCTGCTGCTGCTCATGGGTGCCGTGTTCAGCTACGTCGCCTCACGTCCGGCATTTGCCGGCGAGGGCGTGGACGATGGCATGGTGAATGCCACGTCGGTGTTCTTGGCCGCGGCCGCGATGTGTGTTCTGGCTTTCGCCCTGCCGCTGCTTTACAAGTACGTCCCGATCCTGCCGTCATCCTCGACCAGCCTGGGTGAGGGCCGTCAGTCCGTCGCCGGACCGGCGATGGTCGCCGGCGCGGGCGCTGCGATTTCCTCGGCGATCAGGCAGAAACGGACCGCACAGGTACAGTCCGGCGCTACGGGCGGACGGAGCGGGACTCTTTACGGGGGCGGGGTCGCCACGAAGGGCCCCTCGTCGGTGGCAACGCAATCAGAAGGTCAGGGCGGTTCAGGGCTGGGATCGAACGGTTCGGGAGTCTCAGGACGCCGCAGTGCGGCCTCCAGGGTTCCTACCGGGCAGGGTGCTGCACCCTCGGGTCAGGACCGTCAAGGCGGTCAGGCGCAAGGACAGGGACAGCCGGAAACCCGCACGATCGGGGAGCTGCAAAAGGCCGACCGGGCCGGAACCGGCGGAGCGAAGGCAGCGCAAGCTCTGAAGACCGGTGCCGGGGCAGTGGGCCGGGGATCCGCGAAGGTCGCAGCCGGTGGCGCGACGGCGTTCCTGCTGGCGGGCAGGGAAGCAGCGCGTCAGGCCTCCATGCGTGGCCAGCGCTCTGCCCGTTCGATGGCACCGGATACCGACCACATCAGTGGCCGGTAAGAGAAGTACGGCAAGGAGTAGGTAGTCATGGGAAGAATGGTTGTTGTTGGCGGTGAGGTCCAGAGCCGTGGTCTGTTCGGTGGGAACCGGACGGCACCGGAATGGATCGGCCTGTCGGTGGCCATCGGTACCGCGTTGTTGATCGTCCTGGCCGGCGGCAGCCAGATCGTCGCCCTGATCCTTGCCGCGGTGTTGGTTCTGACTGGGGTCATCCTGACCACGCCCAATAAGTTCTCCGGTCACCGCTCCCTGGGTGCTCTCTTTGTGGAAGTCCGGCACAAGAAGGTCCGCGCCAAGAACAAGTCCCTGGTCTACGTTCCGGTCAAGGACCGCCCGCAGACGCGGATGATCAAGGCCGGGAAAAAGGACCGTGACCGCGCCGACGAGAACGGCATGATCGAAGTCCCGGTCCGGCACAAGGACAACGCCCCGCTCATGGTGGGCACCGTCCGCCACTTCGCTATCGACACCCCGGAAGGGCCGCTGGTCATCTTCCGGCACCAGGGCAAGATCAAGAAGTCGTACTACACGGCCACGATGGAAGTCATGGGCTCGTCCTCGGGTATCCGGGAAGAGTACCGGAAGGAATCAGGGCACGTCGCCCGTGGCCAGTACCTCGCCCGGCTGGCACGCCGGCAATCCCTCGTCACCCATATCCAGACGCTGGCCCGGGCGGTGCCGATGGATTCGGCCGACCACCTGCTGTGGGTCAAACGGCGGGTCCCGCAGAATGTTCCGCGGATCCTGTTGGAGTCCTACGGTGAGTTGTGCGAGACGACCCGTTCCCGGTCCGAACAGCACCGCACGTACGAGACGTTCCGGATTCCCGGCTCCGCTGCCCTGTACCGGCGGGCGGAAGCCTACGGGGCAGGGGACGAAGGCATTGGTCAGGCGATTTATCAGGAAATCCGCTCCGCCATGGCCCAAGCGTCCATGATGGGCTCCATCACGAACTCCCGGCCTCTTGGCCCGCAGGCCATGGCCGCGCTCCTGCGTCACCTGCAGGACCCGGACTTCGACATTGACGACTACGACGGCGCCAACCTGATGGATTGCTGGCAGCACCTGGATGGCGCAGCCTCTCCCATCTCCCTGGTGGTCAATAATCACTGGCATATCCGTACCGGCTACGTGCCGGCCTCGGCATTCAGTCCCGCGCCTATCCCCGTCGAGGCGTTGGAAGCGATCATCAGCGGCATCCAACCGGCAGTGGTGCATTCGGTGTCCATGGTCATGGAACTGGAGGATGCACGCAGCGCCCGGTCCAAGGCCCGCTCCGATGCCGCCATGGACCGGGCCACAAGCAACAAGGTCAGCAAGTCCGGTGTCGTGACCGATGGCACCGAAGAAGTGCTGATGGGTGCCTCCCACCAGCGCCTCCTGGATCTGAAGCCCGGTTCCGGCCACCACGGCGCGGCCTACGGGCTGTACATCTCTTTCGCGGTGGAAGATGCGAACGAGATCCTGTCCACCACCGACATTGTTGAGGCAGCTGCCTCCGATGCCGGTATCGAGTTCATTGACTGGCTGGACCACCGCAACGATCTTGCCCTGATCACCACCATGCCGTTCACGAGGGGAATCCGATGAGCACCACGAACGATGTCAAGCGTTTGAGCCTGCCGTGGGCTGCCGCCAGCAAATCCAAGCGGACCCTTAGGGCACAGGCCCGCGCCGGGAAACTTGAGCTGGAAGCATCTGCAGCCGAAACGGCAGCCGAGGGCTTGCGCCGCAACAAGCCCTTGAGCAAGCGTGCGGTGAAGAGGGCTGAGAAGAAGGAAGGCAGGGAACGTGAGCTGGTCGAGGCCAAAGCGAACGCCCAGACACGGTGGCACCACGAACGTAAGTGGGCGTTCGCGTCGAAGCTGGGATTCTACGACCCGGCCGCACCAGGTGTGGCGTCCTCGACCCGGCAGATGGAGTTTTCGCATATGGCGATTGCGTCCCCGCCGACGTCGCACCGTGGCTTGGTGTTCGGCGTCGATGCCGGTTCTGGCTGGATGATCGTCCACGACCCGTTCACCGCCTACGGTGACACCCTCGAATCCCCGAACGTCTGCTACATCGGTGACCTCGGGCAGGGGAAGTCCTCGGCCATGAAAACTTGGGGCGTGCTCCGTCAGCTGATCCTCGGCCGCCGCGTCGTGGTGATCGATAAGAAGTACCAGAAGGACGTCGGCGGCGGCGAGTACACACCGCTTGGACGGAAGCTCGGCGTTGCTCCGGTGCGGTTCAGCATTGGTGGTGGAGGATCCCGGATCAACATCCTGGATCCCCGTATTGCTGCCCGACTGAATGAAGAGACCCACGACAGCGCCGAAGCGTTCCGCACCCCGGCCGGCCAGTCGATGCTGGTCCGCGCCGTGATGGAGGAGGCCCTCCGCCGGCCGATGACGCCCAAGGAAGGCAAAGCGGTCCGCATGGCGCACCGACAGGCTTTGACGGATGCGAAGAAGGCCGGGGAAGTCGCGCACATCGGCCACGTCCTCAAAGCCCTCTATGCCCCCAATGAAGACGCCGCGAAGGCCACGAACCTGACCGTGGAAGAGCTGCGCGAATGGGGCCAGGACCCGGCCTTCGAGCTGGAACGCATGATCGAGGATGACCTCGCCGGCCTGATCGACGGGGAAACCAGCGCTGACATTCAGCTCAACGCCGGCCTGACGGTCTTTGACGTCTCGCTCCTGCCGGAAGACGGCCCGGCGTTGCCGATCGTCATGACGATCATCAACACCTGGCTGGCGAACACACTCTACCGTCAGGAAGAAGCAGTCCCCACGATTCTGCTGATTGAAGAGGCCTGGCACACCGTCCAAGGCTCGGTGGCCACGGTGACCCGCCGCAACACCAAGCTCTCCCGCGCCCTTTCCCTCTCGTGCCAGTTCGCGTTCCACCACATCTCCGACATCCCGGCAGACAGTCCGGCGATCTCCATGCTCAAGGAATGCGGCACAGTGCTTTTGTACAAGCAGCAAAAGAGCGCGGACGCGCTGGCCTGCGAAGAGATGTTCACCCTTCCCGTCGGGACGGCCGAGGTCATCACGAAATTGGTCAAGGGCACGTGCCTGTTCAAAATCGACCAATACGATCCCTTCGAAGCCATCCACGTCCGCAGCCCCTTGGAAGTCGAACTGACCGACACGGACGGCGCCATGAAGTCCACCTCCACCATCGCGTTCACCGAAGAATCCATCACCGACGACGCCATGGAGGTCATCCCGGCATGAGCAAGCAAACCTCAACAGACACCCTGATGAAGCTCGGCCTCGCCGGCGTCGTCCTCGGCATGGTGGCTATCGCTTGGGTCTCGGCCTTCCTTGGTGAGTTCCTGACCCCCACGGGAATGCCGTGGACGAACTTCACGGAGTTGGTGGCGCGCTTCAAGGAAGGCACCTTCGCCTGGCCCGGAGCCGCGACATGGATTGCGATCGTCCTGGCGCTCATGGCTCTCTTCGGTGTAGCGCTCCTGTCCGCCGGCCGTGGCGGTACGGGCAGTGCAGCGCAACGTGAGCTGGGTAGCCGACTCGCAACCGGCGCCAAGCTCGCCCCTCTGATGGAGAAAGAGCGGAAGAAGGATGCCGCACAGCTGCACCCGAAAGCCGTGGATCTGCCTCCTGGACAAGTGTTGGGCCAGACTGCTGCCGGGAAAGCTGCCGTTCTCTATCAGGGCTGGCGGGATCTGGGTGTCTGCATCATGGGCCCTGGATCCGGTAAGACATCCTGCTTCGTGGTTCCTCGTCTGGCAGCAGCTCCCGGCGCTGCACTGATGACCTCGAACAAGGTTGACGGCGTTGCACAGGTCATCGCTGCCCGCCATCAGCTGGGAACGGTCTGGTTGTGGGATGCCGGCAAGATCTACCGGCAGTCCGACAAACCGGACTTCATCTTCAACCCTCTGTGGGAAGTGAAGGGCACCGAGGATGCCATGCGCCTGGCATCGTGGATCATCACAGCTTCTGTGAAGAACAACCCACGTACCGAGAGCGAAGCGGCCGAGGACGCCCAGTTCGGCCCCGCCGGTGAATCCTGCCTGGCGTGGACTCTGCTGGCAGCAGCCCTGACCGGGAAAGCCCTGGGAGATGTCCATGAATGGATCTCCAAAGGATCGTTCGAGAAAGTCAGCAACATCCTCGCCGACCAATACCCCCGCCCCGCTGCGGAGATGAGGGGCTTCGACAAGTGGCCCGACCGTACACGCGGATCCTTGGTGGCCACCACGCAACGCATGTGCCGCGACCTGGTGCACGACGCCATCCTGGCGTGGACCACTCCCACCCCGGGCATCAGGAACTTCGACGCCGCCCAGTTCATGGAGGGCCGCCAGACCATGATCCTGCTGTCCGAACGTGGCCCCGGCGGTGCCGGTGCCGTACTCACCGCGATGATCAAAGCCATCTGTAACGCCGCCGTCCGCGAAACCCCGGGCGAAGCACGGCTGACCATCCCCTTGGTCGGTGAGCTGGACGAAGTGGCCAACATCGTTCCCTGGCCTACTCTGCCGCAGGACTTCAGCCACTACGGTTCCCGGGGATTGTGCTTCACCCTTTACCTGCAGGGTTGGTCCCAAGGCTGCGGGGAATGGGGCACCAAAGGCATGCAGACGCTATGGCAAATGTCCGGTACCCGGTTTGTGGGCAGCAACGAGGAAACCGATTGGACTGAAGGCCTGTCCAAGGCGATCGGCACCTACCAACGCAAGGAACAAGGCTCCGACCGGAAGGAACGCCTGCCCAAGGTCAGTGTGCAGGATTTCGCCGAGCTACCAAAGTTCTCCGGGATCCTCAGCAGCAGCGCTGCCCCGGCCACGTTGCTCCGGCTCACTCCCTGGCACAAGAACAAGGAACTGAGCAAGACCATTGAGGCCGGCACGGCGGCCGCGACCGCCATAGCCAAGGGCGCACCCCAACCGGCCACGGATCCCGTTCCTGAAAAGCCGATCGCAGCATGAGCGACACAACTGCAGAAACCCCCGAACTGAGCGAGCAGGAACTGATCGATAACTTCGTGGACTGGGTTGAAGCCTTCATCCATGACATCGAAGCCGTCACGGACGATGAGAACACCCGGTACTGGTGCCCGCAGTGGTGGAACCACCCCGAAGCCGTCACCAGGCTCCGCGCACTGTACGAGGAGTACGTCCGGGCCGAGGACGAAAACACCCTTTCAGGCTGGTTCGTCTACCACTGGGACGCCCACTCCAAGACGCTGTTCTCAGCCACCGGCCCGTTCGAACTGTGCCGGGAAGAGCACCGCTTCTTCAACCGCCAGGACACGTACACGCCGCGTTTGGTCACGGAAGCTGTACCCAACGGCTGGGCACCATGACCCGGACGGCAGGCCGCCAGGGACAACGGCGAATACTTGGGCAGGAAAACTGAGTCGACAGACTACATGGCCGTCCGGGACCCCGAGACGAAAATCCCGATGTCCGAGATCTAGCGACCACTGACCCGATTTCTCCGACGCCGTTCAACTCGCTGTCGTACCCGACTTTAGCCCTCGCACTCGATGCAGTACGAGTGGCCGTTGGATTCACGGGCCAGCTGGGACCGGTGCCGGACCAAGAAGCAGGAATAACAGGTGAACTCGTCCTCTGCCTGGGGAATGACCTGAACGATGAGCTCTTCGGAGACAATTTCTCCTCCGGGCGTCAGACCCTGATCGAGGGCATCTGCCTCGTCCAATTCGGTGACCACGCTGCGGGCATCAGGCGCGTTGGCTGACTTCAGCGCCTCCAGCGAACTGTCCTGAGACTCCTTGACGTCGGAGCGGAGATCGTCGTAATCAGTTGCCAATTAAGTGATTCTCTTTTCTGGTGTTCGGTTCAGACGACACTGCAACGCGCACCACCGCATCATTGTTCCCACGGAGAAATGGCCTGTAGAAGAGACATAGTCGGCGAAATCAATTGTCCAGACGCTGTCTGGACAATTGAGTCTTGAGCGTCAGTGGCAACTATTAGGGTGGAGTGCATGACTGATGCACGCGCCCTGGCCCTGCCCGCGGGCTACACCGATCTTTTGGCCTCGCTCAAGGAACGTGTCCGGTCCGCGCGCGCAACGGCCCTTCGAACGGTCAATACTCAGCTGATCGAACTGTATTGGTCCATCGGCAGAACGGTGTTGGAGCGCCAGCAGGTCGAGCAATGGGGGAGCGGGGTCATGGGGCGTCTGGCTGAGGACCTCCGGGCAGAGTTCCCCGAGATGAAAGGCCTGTCACGGTCCAACCTCTTTTACATGCGGGGCTTCGCCGAAGCTTGGCCGGAGCCAATTGTCCAACAGGCTGTTGGACAATTGCCGTGGGGACACATCACGGTGCTGCTGGACAAACTGGACAGTCGACGTGACCGGGATTGGTACGCCGGCGCCGCAGTTGAGCACGGATGGTCCCGCAACGTCCTGCTGAACATGATCATGAACCGGACCCTGGAAAGGACCGGCGCGGCGCCGTCGAACTTTGTCCAACGGCTTGTTGGACAAGATTCCGAGCTAGCCCAGCAGGTCGCCAAGGACCCCTATAATTTCGAATTTCTGGGCCTGTCAGGTGAAGTTGCCGAACGAGACCTGGAACTGGCGCTGACCAGCCGGATCACTGAAACCCTGCGTGAGCTCGGACCCGGATTTTCATTCGTCGGCCGACAAGTCCACTTCGACGTTGACGGCGACGACTACTACGTCGACATGCTGTTCTTCCACATAGACCAGAACCGATACGTGGTTATCGAACTGAAAACCGGAAAATTCCAGCCCGAGTACGCCGGCAAACTGAACTTCTACGTCGCCCTCGTCGATGACGTGCTTCGCCGTGAGCACCACAACGAAACCATTGGCATCCTGATCTGCGGCACCAAGAACGACCGAAGCGTCAGGTACAGCCTTGGCCGCTCCACCTCTCCCATGGCCGTCGCGGCCTACACCTACGACAAACTCCCGGCAGCAGAGCAAAAGGCCCTGCCCAACGAAGGACATCTCGTCGCGGCCCTCGAGTGGGCAGAACCTGACGAAGGAGAGCCGCAGCCCGGCTAGGCACTACCCGAAAGACGAACCAGGTTCGGCAGAAGCTGATGGCCCAAGTGGCAAACCAGATTGTCCAAAGAACTTTGGACAATTGGCCTTAGCCACCATCGTCACCGGTGCTGCACCCCGATAACGCCGATAAGAACCCATATGTCGAGCTACCTTCAGGGTGTACCCGCGCCCCAGGTGACCCCAAATAGCGGACAGATTTCGAATCGCGCGTCCTTGCGGATGAGACCGAGGGCGCCAGCAGTGGTCACAGCTGCGATTGTGCTTTGGATGGAGCGTGACGCTGGCGGATCAACCTAGGGAACGGCTAGGTCCGCACGCACGTCGTAATCGCCGGCACCAGTTCTCGTGATGAGAATGTCTGACCGGCGTTCGGTCACTGCAGGCTGCACGTACGCGAAGGCAGTAGCAAGGGCTTCGTCAACTTCAGATGCTCGTGCGACGGTCACTTTCAGCATGCCAGAGGAGGCAAGGTGGGCATTGTTGATACTCAAGGTTTTTTTGAAGCTCATGGAATCGATTTGAATAACCGCGGCAGATCGAAACGGAAAGGAAGTTGGGCTAAGGGAGACTCGGGCGAAGTGAGTCGCGCGATAGTCCTGCTTTCAGCCCCGGGATGTAATTAGACCGCAGTTGTGCCAGGGACGTTCGTTGATGGTGATCGCATTGGCCTTGGGAGGCGTCGATGACGAATTTTCCAGACAAGTTGGTGAAGTCGCTGAGAAGATGACGTGGGCGACGCCGGCAGGGATGCCGACGTCGCCCTTATTCAGTTGTGGTCCAGTTAGAGTTCGCTGGCCGCGCCCGGTTCGCCAGCGGCGGCGTCGATGCCGTACTTCTCAAGAATCTTCTTGATGGTGCCGTCTGCGCGAAGCTTCTCGATGTCCTCGTCAAGCGCCTTTCCAAATGCCTCGTTGTCGAGGCTGGAGGGCAGCATCACCTGGCCCACTGAGGCGAATTCGGGGACGTTCGGGTTTGGCTTGACGTTGACGACCTGGGCACCCTCAATCGGGTTCTGTTGGAGCTTGTACTTCGCGGAAATGGCACTTTGCATAGCCGCATCAATGCGGCCAGCCTTAAGGTCGTTGAACAGGGACTCATCATCCTGATAGATCTTGAACTTGTCGCCGAGCCACTTCGTCATGCTGTCGTTCCAAAGGTTGCCTGACGTAGAGCCAACCATATGACCTTCGAGGTTTTCGCTGGTCACTCCCTTCGTGGAGACAACTGCCTGCGCGTCGCTCCACAACGGTGTGCTCAGGTGGACAATCTTCTGCCGGGCCTTGGTGCGGAGCCAACCCCCGGAACCGATGTCGACGCGATTCGTCTGGACGGATGAAATCACAGCTCCGGCGCCACCGGAGGAGTTCACAGTGACCTTGAGGCATTCCAGCTTCGCGATCTCGTTGATCAGGTCACCTTCCATGCCCGAAAGGGTGTCGCCGTTCAGGATTGTTGCCGGGGCAAAGTCGTAGCTCGCCACCGTGAGTTCGCCCTCGGTGACTGTCTTGAGGTCCTTGTGGGCAGGAGTGCAGCTGGACTCACTGCTGGCGGCTACGTTGCCGCCGCAGGCGCTGAGTGAAATGGCGAGCAGGCCGGCTAAGCTGCCGGCGGCGAGCATGCGTGTGAACGAAAAACGGGTTCGTGACATGGTTTCTCTTTCTTAGCTGGGGATGGTGGGTACTCCTGGCGGATGAGTCGCGTGCCAGTGCGTGTTCATCTGCGGAAGTTGGGCGCCCCGAGTCGTTGTTCCAGTAGCCGGGCCGAGGTTACCGGGGCGAGCACCCACCTAACATGTGGTATGGATCACATTATCTTTTCACTCATAACTTGTCTACCTTTTAAAATAAGCCTAGACAAGTTTCGTTAGGCTCGGCGCATAGGTTGGAGACATGCATCCGGCGACTGTCCGCAGCGGCCATCGCACCTGAGAAGCTAGAACGGGCATTTTTTGCGGCAGTAAGGTCTACACGTGCCCTTGCAGCCACGAGGAGGTCCCAACCACCTCCTGTAGGACAAAGCTAAAAATGTTATACAACTATCACATTTGGATAGCGGATTGACCTGAGTCGGATGTCTGACAATCGCTGTCAGAGCTCGGAATCGTGTTGGTGCATGGCAGCGAGGTCTCACGCGTGGAATGCCGGGCAAGCTTTCGTTCAGATGCCCACGTCAAGACGATCGGTCACGCGTGATTGCCTTTGCGGCCCCACGCTACAGTCCCACCCTTTAACACCCGGGAATCCGGTTGGCGGCAGCCAAAAAATGACATGGACAGCTAGGGCCCTTCATGCGCTGCAGGGCTGC comes from Paenarthrobacter sp. A20 and encodes:
- a CDS encoding ATP-binding protein, giving the protein MSTTNDVKRLSLPWAAASKSKRTLRAQARAGKLELEASAAETAAEGLRRNKPLSKRAVKRAEKKEGRERELVEAKANAQTRWHHERKWAFASKLGFYDPAAPGVASSTRQMEFSHMAIASPPTSHRGLVFGVDAGSGWMIVHDPFTAYGDTLESPNVCYIGDLGQGKSSAMKTWGVLRQLILGRRVVVIDKKYQKDVGGGEYTPLGRKLGVAPVRFSIGGGGSRINILDPRIAARLNEETHDSAEAFRTPAGQSMLVRAVMEEALRRPMTPKEGKAVRMAHRQALTDAKKAGEVAHIGHVLKALYAPNEDAAKATNLTVEELREWGQDPAFELERMIEDDLAGLIDGETSADIQLNAGLTVFDVSLLPEDGPALPIVMTIINTWLANTLYRQEEAVPTILLIEEAWHTVQGSVATVTRRNTKLSRALSLSCQFAFHHISDIPADSPAISMLKECGTVLLYKQQKSADALACEEMFTLPVGTAEVITKLVKGTCLFKIDQYDPFEAIHVRSPLEVELTDTDGAMKSTSTIAFTEESITDDAMEVIPA
- a CDS encoding type IV secretory system conjugative DNA transfer family protein, translated to MSKQTSTDTLMKLGLAGVVLGMVAIAWVSAFLGEFLTPTGMPWTNFTELVARFKEGTFAWPGAATWIAIVLALMALFGVALLSAGRGGTGSAAQRELGSRLATGAKLAPLMEKERKKDAAQLHPKAVDLPPGQVLGQTAAGKAAVLYQGWRDLGVCIMGPGSGKTSCFVVPRLAAAPGAALMTSNKVDGVAQVIAARHQLGTVWLWDAGKIYRQSDKPDFIFNPLWEVKGTEDAMRLASWIITASVKNNPRTESEAAEDAQFGPAGESCLAWTLLAAALTGKALGDVHEWISKGSFEKVSNILADQYPRPAAEMRGFDKWPDRTRGSLVATTQRMCRDLVHDAILAWTTPTPGIRNFDAAQFMEGRQTMILLSERGPGGAGAVLTAMIKAICNAAVRETPGEARLTIPLVGELDEVANIVPWPTLPQDFSHYGSRGLCFTLYLQGWSQGCGEWGTKGMQTLWQMSGTRFVGSNEETDWTEGLSKAIGTYQRKEQGSDRKERLPKVSVQDFAELPKFSGILSSSAAPATLLRLTPWHKNKELSKTIEAGTAAATAIAKGAPQPATDPVPEKPIAA
- a CDS encoding DUF4913 domain-containing protein, encoding MSDTTAETPELSEQELIDNFVDWVEAFIHDIEAVTDDENTRYWCPQWWNHPEAVTRLRALYEEYVRAEDENTLSGWFVYHWDAHSKTLFSATGPFELCREEHRFFNRQDTYTPRLVTEAVPNGWAP
- a CDS encoding DUF4193 domain-containing protein, with product MATDYDDLRSDVKESQDSSLEALKSANAPDARSVVTELDEADALDQGLTPGGEIVSEELIVQVIPQAEDEFTCYSCFLVRHRSQLARESNGHSYCIECEG
- a CDS encoding YhcG family protein, with the protein product MTDARALALPAGYTDLLASLKERVRSARATALRTVNTQLIELYWSIGRTVLERQQVEQWGSGVMGRLAEDLRAEFPEMKGLSRSNLFYMRGFAEAWPEPIVQQAVGQLPWGHITVLLDKLDSRRDRDWYAGAAVEHGWSRNVLLNMIMNRTLERTGAAPSNFVQRLVGQDSELAQQVAKDPYNFEFLGLSGEVAERDLELALTSRITETLRELGPGFSFVGRQVHFDVDGDDYYVDMLFFHIDQNRYVVIELKTGKFQPEYAGKLNFYVALVDDVLRREHHNETIGILICGTKNDRSVRYSLGRSTSPMAVAAYTYDKLPAAEQKALPNEGHLVAALEWAEPDEGEPQPG
- a CDS encoding ABC transporter substrate-binding protein; translated protein: MSRTRFSFTRMLAAGSLAGLLAISLSACGGNVAASSESSCTPAHKDLKTVTEGELTVASYDFAPATILNGDTLSGMEGDLINEIAKLECLKVTVNSSGGAGAVISSVQTNRVDIGSGGWLRTKARQKIVHLSTPLWSDAQAVVSTKGVTSENLEGHMVGSTSGNLWNDSMTKWLGDKFKIYQDDESLFNDLKAGRIDAAMQSAISAKYKLQQNPIEGAQVVNVKPNPNVPEFASVGQVMLPSSLDNEAFGKALDEDIEKLRADGTIKKILEKYGIDAAAGEPGAASEL